From the genome of Phoenix dactylifera cultivar Barhee BC4 chromosome 5, palm_55x_up_171113_PBpolish2nd_filt_p, whole genome shotgun sequence:
AAAACAGAAAACACTCCCCATCCTTCAGCTAAATACATGATGGCATATTTCTGTTGGCATACCCACTATAATCACGCCACTGGAAAACAAAAGCATGCATGTGGGAATTGCACGTATATAAAGTATCATGCTGCAGAGCAGCCACTTGGTTTCAGATCATCAGTATGAGAAAATATCTGACAATGATGTCAGTTTTAAAGCAGGAAACAGCTGGTGGTGATTTCACTTTCATTAGTCAATTTTATCTTGATCAACATCTGAGGTTTGAATGTCAGCAGACCCAAAACTAGCATACAGAACTCATCCATGCAACGTCACTGCAAAACCTCGACGGCACTATAGTGCACTTTCCAGGATCAAGAAAAGTATTCAATGGACTATATTAAACTAAAATTGTATCATCTCTCAAGAGGAAAAAAATGCATAATAGAAAGATTACATACCTCAATCGAGACTAACATGCTGATGAATTTCTTCTGCGGTGCTATAAAGCACAGAACTCTTCCACACCCAACAAAACCAAATACTTCTTGTACCACAATTCATCAGCGATTGATATAGAGTCAGGAAGGATCCTGAACAAGAAAGCGATGCCCAAAATTCTAAAACCAAAATCATAAGATAATGTGAACACTGGGAAGTATACTGGCCAGCTCAACTCTAATCAGTTTCAATTGTGATACAACAGTATTATCCAGTTATCCATTAACGAAATCCTAGTAAAAAAGTTGTCAAAATGCTAAGCATGATGAAGCATATGCTAATATCGACCCACCGATATAAAGTCAGCAtcgtcgaggacttgtacatcCTTCTCTCCTACAAAATTCTCCCTTCCGATGGCCTCCACCATACCGACGAATTCGACCCTTCtttcaagaggaagaggaacatATGGCAACCTGAAAACGGGCCTTGTCACTCCCAGTTGAGCCAGAGCAGTGTTAAGGCCTATAGGATTTGGCTCACGAAACAACCAATCAATCAAAGGCATCAGTTTCGAGTTCAGCGAAGGATTCTTCCCTTGGAACATGAGCTCATGCATCAGACCTGGAACAAGGTTACTAACAACAGATATAACTCCATTCGCCCCATAAGTCCACCTAGAATCATGGCACTCGTTGTCATTACCACTCCATATTACTATCCCCTGATCTGTATATTCCTTAACTCGGTTATGTCCAACACACTCCTTGACACCCGCCATGTTAGGATTCTGTGAAATCATATGGATAACCGAAGGAGGAATATCTTGTCCAGTTCTTGATGGTACATTGTAGATGATGGTCGGGCCCATGGAGAGGACTGTCTCAAAATGCGAGACTAGTCCTTGCGAAGATGTCTTCCCATAATAAGGATTGATATGAAGGGCTGCATGCATGCCTACGGCAAAGCCCTGTTCAGATGCATGGATTGCTTCTCTTGTTGAGTTGCTTCCAGTGTTCCCTATCACTTTGATTGATGTACCAAAGCAATTAACAGTGTGCCCAATGAGCATGATGTGTTCATCCCAGCTCATGAGATGGCCCTCCCCTgttgtacctcccactattacACCCTCAGCACCATTGTTAATCTGCATGTGCATCAGCGAGTCATAAGCTTCAAGGTCAAATCTCCCATCAGGCAAATATGGAGTCTTGATGGCTGTGATTAATCTGAGGCTCTTAATGTCATCCACTGATGTTCTACAACAGCAAACCAAGAGAATTATTAGAAGCAGAAGAATATGAATTGGGCCACTAAAGCCCTTGTACACTAAGGCACTCAAAGTAACCACTAATCACTTGAACTATGGGGAATCATGAAATAAGAGAATCCCTATCTCCAAGTAAAGACAGTACATTCCAACAGACTTAtacaaaaatttacatataggtAGTATCAATATCATGATCTATCAAGGCTACTTCCTCCATTGAGCTACAAAGGTAACCAAAGATGATAAAAGGATGTTGACCAGGCCTATTTGAGTCACCACACTTGATTGTCCTGCTTGTATTATGATCAGTAAAACTGTCAAACTGGTGAACAATGATTCTGCAATTCTCTCTGATAGAGAAGCATGATTATGAAACTATCTTGAGAAAGAAATCTCTTATATGTAAAACAAGAGGGAGAAAGTTTATCCTTTTTGTTGAGGCAAAAACATGCATGaacataagagagagagagggagagagagagagaggggggggggggagagagagagagagagagaagagtccTACTGGTAACATCTGAGCCTAAGCCATATCAATTGCAGAGAACACAACAGGCCATATGGTTACCAATGATCGACAAAATATGAAAAAACTAAAATAACATACCAAAAGCTTTTAAGGTTTCTTACCACTGTATCAAGTGAATGCCACATGCTTGGTGATTGTAGATCAGTAGATATGTATTGCCAAAATGCTTGGTGGTTCACATAAATACAAAATTCAAACAGTGATCAAGAACTGCACACCGTAGAAAAGATGAGGACCCAGATTCACTGAATTTATATGCTTCCAGACCATAAAAATATTATGCCTTTCCAGTGAAAACTTTCCATGTTGGCTCATGTTAATGCATAGCAAGAAAATTTGGTCCTTAGATATTTTAAATGTTGAAGGTCACGATTGATAGTTTAGATTCTAAATATACATGACCTTCATGCAATTTCAAAACATGGGGTTTGGTACAAATCCTACTTGCTGAATAGTAGCTCAAATCCACTAGTTAATTGAAGCTCAAATTATACTATAGAAGATCCATACCATTACATGGTAAAAACAATATGGTTACAGATCTTATACTCATAAAGAACTATCCTCTTAAATATTGCAATTGCTCAATCAGAAGAAATAGAGGAGGAGAATTTGGTGGGGTTGCCCTTAGCAATATAGCAGGAAGGAGAATTCTTAAGAGACtatgaagaaaaaaggaaatagaaaaggaaaatatgAGAATTGTAATAATGACTTGTTAGACCCCTAAGAGGGAATATATGGGTGACTGAAACCACTAATAAGGTTGAGATGGAA
Proteins encoded in this window:
- the LOC103716894 gene encoding 4-hydroxy-tetrahydrodipicolinate synthase, chloroplastic-like isoform X1, with the protein product MASSLLMNLGLGSNNATLSFGLKPCRPADGTNTRAGRWRSPEAAVIPNYHLPMRSLENKNRTSVDDIKSLRLITAIKTPYLPDGRFDLEAYDSLMHMQINNGAEGVIVGGTTGEGHLMSWDEHIMLIGHTVNCFGTSIKVIGNTGSNSTREAIHASEQGFAVGMHAALHINPYYGKTSSQGLVSHFETVLSMGPTIIYNVPSRTGQDIPPSVIHMISQNPNMAGVKECVGHNRVKEYTDQGIVIWSGNDNECHDSRWTYGANGVISVVSNLVPGLMHELMFQGKNPSLNSKLMPLIDWLFREPNPIGLNTALAQLGVTRPVFRLPYVPLPLERRVEFVGMVEAIGRENFVGEKDVQVLDDADFISVGRY
- the LOC103716894 gene encoding 4-hydroxy-tetrahydrodipicolinate synthase 2, chloroplastic-like isoform X2, with protein sequence MRSLENKNRTSVDDIKSLRLITAIKTPYLPDGRFDLEAYDSLMHMQINNGAEGVIVGGTTGEGHLMSWDEHIMLIGHTVNCFGTSIKVIGNTGSNSTREAIHASEQGFAVGMHAALHINPYYGKTSSQGLVSHFETVLSMGPTIIYNVPSRTGQDIPPSVIHMISQNPNMAGVKECVGHNRVKEYTDQGIVIWSGNDNECHDSRWTYGANGVISVVSNLVPGLMHELMFQGKNPSLNSKLMPLIDWLFREPNPIGLNTALAQLGVTRPVFRLPYVPLPLERRVEFVGMVEAIGRENFVGEKDVQVLDDADFISVGRY